In Providencia rettgeri, the following proteins share a genomic window:
- the pyrH gene encoding UMP kinase, with translation MATNAKPVYQRILLKLSGEALQGAEGFGIDASVLDRMAQEIKELIELGIQVGVVIGGGNLFRGAGLAQAGMNRVVGDHMGMLATVMNGLAMRDALHRAYVNARLMSAIPLNGVCDNYSWAEAISLLRHGRVVIFSAGTGNPFFTTDSAACLRGIEIEADVVLKATKVDGVYSADPAKDPDAVLYENLSYQEVLERELKVMDLAAFTLARDHNLPIRVFNMNKPGALRRVVMGENEGTLISHN, from the coding sequence ATGGCAACCAATGCAAAACCCGTTTATCAGCGTATCCTGCTTAAGCTAAGTGGCGAAGCCTTACAAGGCGCAGAAGGTTTTGGTATCGATGCTAGCGTTTTAGATCGTATGGCTCAGGAAATCAAAGAACTCATAGAACTGGGTATACAGGTCGGTGTCGTTATTGGCGGTGGTAACCTGTTTCGTGGTGCTGGTTTGGCACAAGCAGGCATGAACCGTGTTGTCGGAGACCACATGGGAATGCTAGCAACTGTGATGAACGGACTCGCAATGCGTGATGCATTACATCGCGCCTATGTGAATGCAAGACTGATGTCTGCAATTCCACTTAACGGTGTCTGTGATAACTATAGCTGGGCAGAAGCTATTAGCTTGTTACGTCACGGCCGTGTTGTTATTTTTTCTGCAGGAACAGGCAACCCATTTTTTACAACAGACTCTGCTGCGTGTCTACGTGGCATTGAAATTGAAGCGGATGTTGTATTAAAAGCGACAAAAGTTGATGGTGTGTATTCAGCAGACCCTGCTAAGGACCCAGATGCGGTCCTTTATGAAAATCTGAGTTACCAAGAAGTTTTAGAGCGTGAACTTAAAGTGATGGACTTGGCTGCGTTCACATTAGCACGTGATCATAACTTACCGATTCGCGTATTCAATATGAATAAGCCAGGCGCTTTACGACGCGTGGTTATGGGCGAAAATGAAGGAACTCTGATTTCTCACAATTAA
- the tsf gene encoding translation elongation factor Ts, with translation MSGITAALVKELRERTGAGMMECKKALVEANGDIELAIDNMRKSGQAKAAKKAGRVAAEGVILTEVFNGGKTGALVELNCETDFVAKDAGFIAFGKEVLASVVADKNADIEALKAKFEEARTTLVAKIGENINIRRVAILEGAQVGSYLHGARIGVLVAAEGADEELLKHIAMHIAASKPEYVTPDDVPADVVAHEHQIQLDIAMQSGKPREIAEKMVIGRMNKFTGEISLTGQPFVMDPSKSVGDLLKEKGATVSGFLRFEVGEGIEKVETDFAAEVAAMSK, from the coding sequence ATGTCTGGAATTACCGCTGCATTGGTAAAAGAACTGCGCGAACGTACTGGCGCAGGTATGATGGAATGTAAAAAAGCACTTGTTGAAGCTAATGGCGACATCGAATTAGCAATTGATAACATGCGTAAATCAGGTCAAGCAAAAGCGGCTAAAAAAGCAGGTCGCGTTGCAGCTGAAGGTGTTATCCTGACTGAAGTTTTCAACGGTGGTAAAACAGGTGCTCTGGTTGAGCTGAACTGCGAAACTGACTTCGTTGCTAAAGATGCAGGTTTCATAGCATTCGGTAAAGAAGTTTTAGCTTCTGTTGTCGCTGACAAAAATGCGGATATCGAAGCGCTGAAAGCAAAATTCGAAGAAGCTCGTACAACATTAGTTGCGAAAATTGGTGAAAACATCAATATTCGTCGCGTTGCTATTCTGGAAGGCGCACAAGTAGGTAGCTACCTGCACGGTGCACGTATTGGTGTTTTAGTTGCAGCTGAAGGTGCTGACGAAGAATTACTGAAACACATTGCTATGCACATCGCTGCAAGCAAACCTGAATATGTGACTCCAGATGATGTCCCTGCTGATGTTGTTGCTCACGAGCACCAAATCCAGTTAGACATCGCTATGCAATCGGGTAAACCACGCGAAATCGCTGAAAAAATGGTTATCGGTCGCATGAACAAATTCACTGGCGAAATCTCTCTGACTGGCCAGCCTTTCGTAATGGACCCAAGCAAATCTGTTGGTGACTTACTGAAAGAGAAAGGTGCTACAGTTTCTGGTTTCCTTCGTTTTGAAGTTGGTGAAGGTATCGAAAAAGTTGAAACTGACTTTGCAGCAGAAGTTGCTGCAATGAGCAAGTAA
- the rpsB gene encoding 30S ribosomal protein S2, with product MATVSMRDMLQAGVHFGHQTRYWNPKMKPFIFGARNKVHIINLEKTVPMFNEALAELTKIASRKGKILFVGTKRAASEAVQEAANSCDQYFVNHRWLGGMLTNWKTVRQSIKRLKDLEVQSQDGTFDKLTKKEALMRTRELGKLENSLGGIKDMGGLPDALFVIDADHEHIAIKEANNLGIPVFAIVDTNSDPDGIDFVIPGNDDAIRAIKLYLGAVASTVREGRSQDLAVQAEESLVEAE from the coding sequence ATGGCAACTGTTTCCATGCGCGATATGTTACAAGCAGGCGTACACTTTGGTCACCAGACTCGTTACTGGAACCCAAAAATGAAACCTTTCATTTTCGGTGCGCGTAACAAAGTTCATATCATCAACCTGGAAAAAACTGTTCCAATGTTCAACGAAGCTCTGGCTGAGTTGACTAAAATTGCTTCTCGTAAAGGCAAAATTCTGTTTGTCGGTACTAAACGTGCTGCAAGCGAAGCCGTTCAAGAAGCTGCTAACAGCTGTGATCAGTATTTCGTTAACCACCGTTGGTTAGGCGGAATGTTGACTAACTGGAAAACCGTTCGTCAGTCAATCAAACGTCTGAAAGATTTAGAAGTTCAATCACAAGACGGTACTTTCGACAAACTGACTAAGAAAGAAGCGCTGATGCGTACTCGTGAACTTGGTAAGTTAGAAAACAGCTTAGGCGGTATCAAAGATATGGGCGGTTTACCTGACGCTCTGTTCGTTATCGATGCAGACCACGAACACATCGCTATTAAAGAAGCAAACAACTTGGGTATCCCAGTATTTGCTATCGTTGATACTAACTCTGATCCAGACGGTATCGACTTCGTTATCCCTGGTAACGATGATGCAATCCGTGCAATCAAACTGTATCTGGGCGCTGTAGCAAGCACCGTTCGTGAAGGTCGTTCACAAGATCTGGCTGTTCAAGCAGAAGAAAGCTTAGTAGAAGCTGAATAA
- the map gene encoding type I methionyl aminopeptidase — protein sequence MAIIIKTEEDIQKMRVAGRLAAEVLEMIAPHVVPGVSTGELDRLCHQHIVDVQKAIPACLDYHGFPKSVCISVNDVICHGIPSDDKILKDGDIVNIDVTVIKEGFHGDTSKMFIVGKPTIQGERLCQVTLDSLYLAIRMVKPGIRLRTLGKAIQEFVEKQDFSVVREYCGHGIGQGFHEEPQVLHYDADDSGVVLQKGMTFTIEPMVNTGDHRIRTMKDGWTVKTKDRGWSAQYEHTLVVTDNGCEILTLRKEEEPFISAVLVNE from the coding sequence ATGGCTATTATTATCAAAACTGAAGAAGATATTCAGAAAATGCGAGTTGCTGGTCGCTTAGCAGCAGAAGTATTAGAAATGATTGCACCGCACGTTGTGCCGGGTGTTAGTACAGGTGAATTAGACCGCCTATGTCATCAACACATTGTTGATGTGCAGAAAGCTATCCCTGCATGTTTGGATTATCACGGTTTTCCTAAATCTGTTTGTATTTCCGTGAATGATGTCATCTGCCACGGTATTCCTAGCGACGATAAAATTTTGAAAGATGGCGATATTGTCAATATCGATGTCACTGTTATTAAAGAGGGTTTCCATGGCGATACCTCCAAAATGTTTATCGTTGGTAAACCGACAATTCAAGGCGAACGCCTTTGCCAAGTCACCCTAGACAGCTTGTATTTAGCTATCCGTATGGTTAAACCGGGTATTCGCTTACGTACCCTGGGCAAAGCAATTCAAGAATTTGTCGAAAAACAAGATTTCTCAGTTGTGCGTGAATATTGCGGCCACGGCATTGGGCAAGGTTTCCATGAAGAGCCACAAGTTCTGCACTATGACGCTGATGACAGTGGCGTAGTCCTGCAAAAAGGGATGACTTTTACCATTGAGCCAATGGTCAACACGGGTGATCACCGCATTCGTACCATGAAAGATGGCTGGACAGTTAAAACCAAAGACCGCGGTTGGTCAGCGCAATATGAGCACACATTAGTCGTAACAGATAACGGCTGTGAAATACTCACACTCCGTAAAGAAGAAGAGCCCTTTATCTCTGCGGTATTAGTTAACGAATAA